In Nicotiana tabacum cultivar K326 chromosome 11, ASM71507v2, whole genome shotgun sequence, a single window of DNA contains:
- the LOC107809051 gene encoding calreticulin-3 isoform X1: protein MGQMALSKHDQRTSLTLVFSVESFLLVLLLFSLVTSSFSEIFFEEQFDVDWKSRWVKSDWKRSEGKAGSFKHTAGKWAGDPDDKGIQTSSDAKHFAISAKVPEFSNKNRTLVVQYSIKFEQDIECGGGYIKLLSGYVNQKKFGGDTPYSMMFGPDICGTQTKKLHVILSYQGQNYPIKKDLQCETDKLTHFYTFILRPDASYSIWIDGRERDSGSMYTDWDILPPRKIKDVNAKKPADWDDREYIEDPNEVKPEGYDSIPRETPDPKAKKPDHWDDEEDGIWRPPKIPNPAYKGPWKRKKIKNPNYKGKWRTPWIDNPEFEDDPDLYVLKPIKYVGIEVWQVKAGSIFDNILICDEPDYAKKVIEEVFANREAEKEAFEEAEKVRKAKEEEEARTAREEGERRRRERDRNKRRYRRDYYDDYHDEL from the exons ATGGGGCAAATGGCTCTGTCCAAGCATGACCAAAGAACAAGTCTAACATTAGTCTTCTCAGTTGAATCATTTCTACTAGTTTTATTACTCTTCTCGCTTGTCACCTCTTCATTCTCTGAGATCTTTTTCGAAGAACAGTTTGATG ttgaTTGGAAGAGCAGATGGGTGAAGTCTGACTGGAAAAGGAGTGAAGGGAAAGCAGGTTCATTTAAGCATACAGCTGGAAAATGGGCTGGTGATCCTGATGATAAAG GTATTCAGACATCAAGCGATGCCAAACATTTCGCCATTTCTGCTAAGGTACCAGAATTTAGCAACAAGAACAGAACTTTGGTTGTACAATATTCTATAAAGTTTGAGCAAGACATTGAGTGTGGTGGAGGTTACATAAAGCTTCTCTCTGGATATGTCAACCAGAAGAAATTCGGGGGAGACACCCCTTACAG TATGATGTTTGGACCGGATATCTGTGGTACACAGACAAAGAAACTTCATGTTATACTTTCCTACCAAGGCCAGAATTATCCCATCAAAAAGGATCTACAATGTGAAACAGACAAATTAACCCATTTCTACACATTCATTCTTAGACCTGATGCATCATACAGCATCTGGATTGATGGTCGAGAAAGGGATTCTGGAAGCATGTATACGGACTGGGATATCCTTCCTCCTCGGAAAATTAAAGATGTAAATGCAAAAAAG CCTGCAGATTGGGATGATAGAGAATATATAGAGGACCCAAACGAGGTCAAACCAGAG GGATATGACTCTATTCCAAGAGAGACTCCTGACCCAAAAGCTAAAAAG CCTGATCACTGGGATGATGAAGAGGACGGTATCTGGAGACCACCAAAAATACCTAATCCAGCGTATAAGGGTCCATGGAAACGAAAG AAAATAAAGAACCCTAATTATAAAGGTAAATGGAGGACTCCTTGGATTGATAATCCAG aATTTGAAGATGATCCTGACCTCTATGTGCTGAAGCCTATCAAATATGTTGGGATCGAAGTTTGGCAG GTGAAGGCAGGTTCTATTTTTGACAACATACTGATATGCGATGAGCCAGATTATGCAAAGAAAGTGATTGAGGAAGTCTTTGCTAATAGGGAG GCTGAAAAGGAGGCTTTTGAGGAAGCAGAGAAAGTGAGAAAAGCAAAAGAGGAAGAG GAAGCCCGAACAGCAAGAGAGGAAGGTGAAAGGAGGAGAAGAGAAAGGGATAGAAACAAGAGG CGCTATCGCCGTGATTACTATGATGACTATCAT gaTGAACTTTGA
- the LOC107809051 gene encoding calreticulin-3 isoform X2 — MSTRRNSGETPLTGSRIKIEGSTKSMMFGPDICGTQTKKLHVILSYQGQNYPIKKDLQCETDKLTHFYTFILRPDASYSIWIDGRERDSGSMYTDWDILPPRKIKDVNAKKPADWDDREYIEDPNEVKPEGYDSIPRETPDPKAKKPDHWDDEEDGIWRPPKIPNPAYKGPWKRKKIKNPNYKGKWRTPWIDNPEFEDDPDLYVLKPIKYVGIEVWQVKAGSIFDNILICDEPDYAKKVIEEVFANREAEKEAFEEAEKVRKAKEEEEARTAREEGERRRRERDRNKRRYRRDYYDDYHDEL, encoded by the exons ATGTCAACCAGAAGAAATTCGGGGGAGACACCCCTTACAG GTTCAAGGATCAAAATTGAAGGAAGCACCAAGAG TATGATGTTTGGACCGGATATCTGTGGTACACAGACAAAGAAACTTCATGTTATACTTTCCTACCAAGGCCAGAATTATCCCATCAAAAAGGATCTACAATGTGAAACAGACAAATTAACCCATTTCTACACATTCATTCTTAGACCTGATGCATCATACAGCATCTGGATTGATGGTCGAGAAAGGGATTCTGGAAGCATGTATACGGACTGGGATATCCTTCCTCCTCGGAAAATTAAAGATGTAAATGCAAAAAAG CCTGCAGATTGGGATGATAGAGAATATATAGAGGACCCAAACGAGGTCAAACCAGAG GGATATGACTCTATTCCAAGAGAGACTCCTGACCCAAAAGCTAAAAAG CCTGATCACTGGGATGATGAAGAGGACGGTATCTGGAGACCACCAAAAATACCTAATCCAGCGTATAAGGGTCCATGGAAACGAAAG AAAATAAAGAACCCTAATTATAAAGGTAAATGGAGGACTCCTTGGATTGATAATCCAG aATTTGAAGATGATCCTGACCTCTATGTGCTGAAGCCTATCAAATATGTTGGGATCGAAGTTTGGCAG GTGAAGGCAGGTTCTATTTTTGACAACATACTGATATGCGATGAGCCAGATTATGCAAAGAAAGTGATTGAGGAAGTCTTTGCTAATAGGGAG GCTGAAAAGGAGGCTTTTGAGGAAGCAGAGAAAGTGAGAAAAGCAAAAGAGGAAGAG GAAGCCCGAACAGCAAGAGAGGAAGGTGAAAGGAGGAGAAGAGAAAGGGATAGAAACAAGAGG CGCTATCGCCGTGATTACTATGATGACTATCAT gaTGAACTTTGA